In one window of Gossypium hirsutum isolate 1008001.06 chromosome A01, Gossypium_hirsutum_v2.1, whole genome shotgun sequence DNA:
- the LOC107917647 gene encoding ribulose-phosphate 3-epimerase, cytoplasmic isoform-like: MFWLTLELLISITYYFLSPSCLHYWVLVDMLTCSLLIFLYRHFVPNLTIGAPVIESLRKHTKAFLDCHLMVTNPIDYVEPLGKTGTFGFTFHVEVSKENWQKLIQKIKSKAMRPNVALNPGTPIKEGC; this comes from the exons ATGTTCTGGTTAACACTAGAGCTTTTGATCAGCATTACGTATTATTTCCTTAGTCCTTCATGTTTACATTATTGGGTACTTGTAGATATGCTTACATGttcattgttaatttttttatataggcATTTTGTCCCCAACTTAACCATTGGCGCTCCAGTCATTGAGAGTTTAAGAAAGCACACAAA GGCATTTCTTGATTGCCACCTTATGGTCACTAATCCTATTGATTATGTTGAACCTTTGGGTAAAACCGGTACTTTTGGTTTTACTTTTCATGTTGAAGTATCCAAAG AAAACTGGCAAAAACTTATCCAAAAAATTAAGTCAAAAGCCATGAGGCCCAATGTGGCATTAAATCCTGGAACACCGATTAAGGAG GGCTGTTAA